A part of Candidatus Poribacteria bacterium genomic DNA contains:
- a CDS encoding sugar kinase: MDVLSLGIYVVDVLGRPIDQFPEKGRLALFDELEIHTGGCANNTAIALTRLGISAGAMGKVGTDAFGDLILQGLVDNGIDTTGMQQDISTGTSFSFVAVASDGERTFYHYIGANGELCETDLDWDVIKSAKILHIAGALVMPRFDGTPMANVLREAKTLGITTSLDTAYDATGRWMETLEPCLPYVDMFMPSIVEAQHLTGLSGYREIVQFLRSRYDIHTIVIKMGENGSYASTPDAEYIAPAYPVNAVDATGAGDAYVAGFLAGTIMGWDLKATAELASATGAACVTAIGTTAGIQNLEETLKIRHQ; encoded by the coding sequence ATGGATGTGTTATCGCTTGGCATTTATGTCGTTGATGTATTGGGACGACCCATAGATCAATTTCCTGAAAAGGGGAGATTAGCCCTCTTTGATGAACTCGAAATCCATACTGGAGGCTGCGCGAACAACACGGCTATTGCACTCACACGCTTAGGTATCTCTGCTGGCGCGATGGGTAAGGTTGGTACTGATGCTTTTGGCGACCTAATCCTGCAAGGACTTGTGGATAACGGTATTGACACCACCGGCATGCAACAGGATATAAGCACTGGCACTTCCTTTAGTTTCGTTGCCGTTGCCTCCGATGGCGAGCGAACTTTCTACCATTACATCGGTGCGAACGGCGAACTCTGTGAGACGGACCTTGATTGGGACGTCATAAAGAGTGCCAAAATTTTGCACATCGCTGGCGCACTCGTCATGCCACGTTTTGATGGCACACCGATGGCAAATGTCCTCCGGGAAGCAAAAACCTTAGGAATAACCACCTCACTCGACACAGCGTATGATGCCACAGGCAGGTGGATGGAGACACTCGAACCCTGCCTGCCTTACGTAGACATGTTTATGCCAAGCATCGTCGAAGCACAACATCTCACGGGGCTATCTGGGTACCGAGAAATCGTCCAATTTTTGAGGAGCCGTTACGATATCCACACCATCGTCATTAAGATGGGTGAAAACGGGAGTTACGCCTCTACACCAGACGCAGAATACATTGCACCCGCATATCCTGTGAATGCCGTTGATGCGACAGGGGCAGGCGATGCGTACGTCGCCGGTTTCCTCGCCGGAACTATCATGGGCTGGGACCTAAAAGCAACGGCGGAATTGGCTTCCGCTACCGGTGCCGCCTGTGTCACTGCCATTGGTACAACTGCTGGTATCCAGAATCTTGAAGAGACTCTAAAAATTAGACATCAGTAA
- a CDS encoding ABC transporter ATP-binding protein, whose translation MIVQTENLSKWYGEVMGVNDVTLTIHPGITGLLGPNGAGKTSLIKLMTGQLKPNQGEVRVLNQPVWNNPELTRQVGYCPDIELAYQFMTGFEFITFFATLNGYDKSEVESRSLRVLETVDMLPAKDRPIASYSKGMRQRIKLAQALVHEPELLFLDEPLTGLDPNGRRHVITLLQELAAQEISIIVSSHILYEIEALTETILLIHQGRILAEGTISDIRELIDEHPHKVYLSTDEPRRLAQVCLPFEDILSVTFVDGDEAVTDARVASEDNESEKESGDIIIETAKPDAFYARLPELLIENELSVSQLYSPDDNLSSVFKYLVG comes from the coding sequence ATGATCGTTCAAACAGAAAACCTCTCCAAATGGTATGGCGAGGTGATGGGGGTCAACGATGTAACCCTCACAATTCATCCCGGAATAACTGGCTTGTTGGGTCCGAACGGTGCAGGAAAAACGAGTTTGATTAAGCTCATGACGGGACAACTCAAGCCCAATCAAGGCGAGGTCAGAGTGCTGAACCAGCCGGTATGGAATAATCCGGAGCTCACGAGACAGGTCGGCTACTGTCCAGATATAGAGTTGGCGTATCAATTCATGACCGGCTTTGAGTTTATTACTTTTTTCGCCACCTTGAATGGATACGATAAATCAGAGGTTGAATCTCGGAGTCTACGCGTTCTTGAAACAGTGGATATGCTACCCGCAAAGGATCGCCCTATCGCCTCCTATAGTAAGGGGATGCGGCAGCGCATTAAACTCGCACAGGCATTAGTGCATGAACCTGAACTCCTTTTCCTTGACGAACCGCTCACCGGCTTAGATCCGAATGGAAGGCGGCATGTGATTACGTTGCTACAGGAACTCGCTGCTCAGGAGATTAGCATCATCGTTTCAAGTCATATCCTCTATGAAATTGAGGCGTTGACAGAGACGATACTGCTCATCCATCAAGGACGTATTCTCGCAGAAGGCACCATCTCTGATATCCGAGAATTGATTGACGAACACCCACACAAAGTCTACTTGAGCACGGATGAACCCCGCCGTTTGGCGCAGGTCTGTCTCCCTTTTGAGGACATTCTGAGTGTTACCTTTGTTGATGGCGATGAGGCTGTAACGGATGCGCGTGTGGCATCCGAGGACAATGAATCAGAAAAAGAATCAGGCGATATTATCATAGAAACCGCCAAACCTGATGCCTTCTATGCGCGGCTCCCTGAACTTCTCATTGAGAACGAATTGAGTGTCTCCCAACTCTATTCGCCTGATGATAACCTTTCCTCTGTGTTTAAGTATCTTGTTGGGTAA